CTTTCAGCAGAGCAACAGCTTCGTTGATGTCATACTGTTTAGTTACATCAACTTTGTCGCGGATTACGCTCATGCGCTTGGTCAGCTTAGCCATTTCTTAGTCCTCTACTACCAGGCCCATGGAACGAGCAGTACCTTCAATTGAGCGAGCCATCGCTTCAACATCAGCACCAGTCATGTCCGCAGCTTTGGTTTCTGCGATTTCACGTACCTGAGCACGCGTTACTTTACCTACTTTGTCTTTGTTCGGCTTGCCGGAACCAGACTTGATACCAGCCGCTTTCTTCAGCAGGATTGGTGCTGGAGGCGTTTTGGTAACGAAGGTGAAAGAACGGTCAGAGTAAACGGTAATCACTACTGGAGTAGGCAGGCCTTTTTCCAGGGATTCTGTTTTGGCGTTAAACGCTTTACAGAATTCCATGATGTTAACACCCTGCTGACCCAGAGCCGGACCTACTGGTGGACTTGGGTTTGCCATACCTGCTGCAACCTGCAGCTTGACGTAGGCTTGTACTTTCTTAGCCATGATAATTCCTCTATTGGGTTCATACGCTCCGTGAAGAGCTCCCCGTGATTAATATTCACACGCTGATACAGCGCATAAAAACAAAAGGCGCGAAATTGTATTGCAATTTCGCGCCTCTGGCAACCAGTAATCTACTGCAGGGGTCAAATTTCAGGCAGGAAAACTTCCTCTGAAATCTGACCGGCAGACATGATGGTCAGCCTTTTTCAACCTGTCCAAAGTCCAGCTCAACCGGCGTTGCACGCCCAAAGATTGAAACCGAAACTTTCAGGCGGCTTTTCTCATAATCCACTTCTTCAACCACACCGTTGAAGTCAGCAAACGGACCATCGCTGACCCGAACCATTTCACCCGGTTCGAACATGGTTTTAGGACGTGGCTTATCACCAGCCTGCTGCAGGCGGTTCATGATCGCATCGACTTCTTTATCGCTAATAGGTGCCGGACGATCGGAAGTACCACCAATGAAGCCCATGACACGAGGCACGCTACGCACCAGGTGCCAGCTCGCATCATTCATGACCATTTGGACCAGGACATAACCTGGGAAGAACTTGCGCTCGCTTTTACGACGCTGGCCGCCACGAATTTCAACCACTTCTTCGGTTGGAACCATGACATCGCCAAACAGCTCTTCCATGTTATGTAATTTGATATGCTCGCGCAGCGACTGAGCTACACGGCCTTCGAAACCGGAAAACGCCTGAACGACGTACCAGCGTTTTTTTGGAGCTTCAGACATCTCAGAACCTCAGGCCAGTGATAAACGATACCAGACGGACCAGAATACCATCCAGTCCCCACAAAATCAGTGACATCACGGCAGTTACCGCGGCAACGATTAACGTGGTGTGCAACGTTTCCTGACGAGTCGGCCAAATGACCTTGCGAACTTCGGTGCGCGCTTCACGGGCAAATGCCAGTGTTGCCTTACCTTTTGTTGTCAGCAGCGCAATGCCACCTGCTGCTGCGATCAGGATAACGACGGCCAGCGCGCGCAATGGCAGCGTGACTTCACGGTAATAGTAGTTGCCTACGATAGCCACAATCAGCAGCAACGCCACGACTAACCACTTTACTGCTTCCAGGCCACGCCCGTTTCCTTGAGCTTCGGTATTAGCACTCATAAACCAACCTGCCACAATAAATCAGAAACTATTTTGCCCCGTAAAACGAGGCAACCGAACCGAATGAGGCTGTAAGGCGAAACTCGGCATATAACGCCGTGCTACAGAGCCTGCCTCAGCAATGATTATGGGTTTAAAATCACTGATGAGCCAGGTTCTATGTTACAGCGTGCAAAAAGGGCATCAAATGATGCCCTTTTCATGTGTGTTGCGTCAAATATTATCAGCGATTACGCGATAACTTTAGCAACAACACCTGCACCAACAGTACGGCCGCCTTCACGGATTGCGAAACGCAGACCGTCATCCATCGCGATTGGGTGGATCAGGGTAACAACCATCTGAATGTTGTCACCTGGCATTACCATCTCAACGCCTTCTGGCAGTTCGATGGTACCGGTCACGTCAGTAGTACGGAAGTAGAACTGAGGACGGTAGCCTTTGAAGAACGGAGTATGACGGCCGCCTTCGTCTTTGGACAGAATGTAAACTTCTGACTCAAATTTGGTGTGTGGCTTGATTGAACCTGGCTTAGCCAGAACCTGGCCACGCTGGATATCTTCACGCTTGATACCACGCAGCAGAACACCACAGTTCTCGCCTGCACGACCTTCGTCCAGCAGCTTACGGAACATTTCAACGCCGGTACAAGTTGATTTAGCAGTATCTTTGATACCAACGATTTCAACTTCTTCACCAACCTTGACGATGCCGCGCTCTACACGACCGGTAACAACGGTACCACGGCCAGAGATTGAGAACACGTCTTCGATTGGCAGCAGGAAAGGCTTGTCGATGGCGCGCTCTGGTTCTGGAATGTAGTTATCCAGGTGGCCAGCCAGCTCAATGATTTTCTCTTCCCACTCAGCTTCGCCCTGCAGTGCTTTCAGTGCAGAACCGCGAACGATTGGCAGGTCATCACCAGGGAAGTCGTAAGCAGACAGAAGTTCACGAACTTCCATCTCAACCAGCTCCAGCAGCTCTTCGTCATCAACCATGTCACATTTGTTCATGAACACGATGATGAAAGGAACGCCAACCTGACGACCCAGCAGGATGTGCTCACGGGTCTGAGGCATAGGGCCGTCAGTCGCAGCTACAACCAGGATAGCGCCGTCCATCTGAGCAGCACCGGTGATCATGTTTTTCACATAGTCGGCGTGGCCCGGGCAGTCAACGTGCGCGTAGTGGCGGGTTGGGGTGTCATATTCAACGTGAGAAGTGTTGATGGTGATACCACGAGCTTTTTCTTCTGGCGCGTTATCGATCTGGTCGAACGCACGAGCAGAACCACCGTAGGTTTTAGCCAGAACGGTAGTGATAGCAGCAGTCAGGGTTGTTTTACCGTGGTCAACGTGGCCGATAGTACCAACGTTGACGTGCGGTTTGGAACGTTCAAATTTTTCTTTAGACATCGCTTGTCCCTCTAAGACACGGATAAATCGGTGATATCACCACATCAACCAGGCAAAGCCTGAATGTTGAATTTAACTGTACAGAGAAAGAATCAGGGAGGGAGATTTAGAAGTGGTGCTGATACCCAGAGTCGAACTGGGGACCTCACCCTTACCAAGGGTGCGCTCTACCAACTGAGCCATATCAGCACGGCTTGGAGCGGGCAGCGGGAATCGAACCCGCATCATCAGCTTGGAAGGCTGAGGTAATAGCCATTATACGATGCCCGCATCCTGGAACTCGGCTACCTGTTCTGTCTGTAGCTTTTGAACAACAAGAAGATGCCCTCTTGCTATTCGAGTCAACCCGCATACGCTTGATGACCCAGACTGCGCTTGAGCTCAGTCGAAAATCTTCATGTTATTTCAACCTTAACCTTCAGGGTCGAAATGGTGGTGGGGGAAGGATTCGAACCTTCGAAGTCGATGACGGCAGATTTACAGTCTGCTCCCTTTGGCCGCTCGGGAACCCCACCTGGGGTACTTGTTACTAGGTACTTGATGGTGCCGGCTACCGGAATCGAACTGGTGACCTACTGATTACAAGTCAGTTGCTCTACCAACTGAGCTAAGCCGGCATCAAGTGGTGCGCATTCTAGGAAGACCGGGCGCCTGATGCAACAAAAAAATTGCGATAATTGTTCTTATGCTTACTATTTGTGCAATCGTGCGCAAATAATCGCCTTACCACAGTAAATTCGTTCAAAGAACCACCGTTTTTGCGTTTTTTCACCGCCCCCCTGCTCACTGATTTTTTGACGTCAGCAACGGAAAGAGAGAACTCTGCAAAGGTTTTGTAATCAGAGTCGCCAGATCATTGCCAGCGAATTATTCAATAAGTGTGGGTGCCGTTGCGTTTGCGCTCGCAGATTTTATTTTTTCTTCTGGTTACTCCCCATCAGGTGGTAACCTCCTGTGCATTGTTTTCTGAAATTTACCTTAGTTACGTGAACGGGATAAGGCGGGTTTACTCCCCTTCCTTCCGGATGAGTCAAAATCACGAAAGGCGAATTCTTGCTGGCAGAAGCAGGCATATGAGTAAAAAAGAATCCTTGTTGACCACGCCCTATCTGCAATTTGATCGTGCTCAATGGGCTGCACTGCGCGATTCGGTGCCCATGACATTGAGTGAACAGGAAATTGCCCAGTTAAAAGGGATAAACGAAGATTTATCTCTGGAGGAAGTTGCAGAGATCTATCTGCCCCTCTCGCGTCTGCTTAACTTTTATATTAATTCCAATCTGCGACGTCAGGCGGTACTTGAGCAATTTCTTGGGACCAATGGCCAGCGAATTCCCTATATCATCAGTATTGCGGGTAGCGTTGCCGTAGGTAAAAGCACTACTGCACGTGTCTTACAGGCTCTGTTGAGCCGCTGGCCTGAACATCGTCGGGTAGAGTTGATTACCACCGATGGCTTTTTACATCCTAATGAGGTGTTAAAAGAGCGCGGCCTGATGAAGAAGAAGGGGTTCCCGCAATCCTATGACATGCATCGCCTGGTAAATTTTGTATCAGATTTAAAATCCGGTGCCTCTCAGGTAACGGCCCCCGTCTATTCGCATCTTATTTATGATGTTATTCCGCGAGGGGATAAGGTTGTAAAGCAGCCCGACATCTTAATTCTTGAAGGTCTTAACGTTTTACAAAGCGGAATGGATTATCCTCACGATCCTCATCGCGTATTTGTTTCTGACTTTGTAGACTTCTCAATTTATGTTGATGCGCCCCTTGAGCTGCTGCAGAAATGGTATATCAACCGGTTCCAGAAATTCCGTCAGGGCGCATTTACCGATCCGGATTCTTATTTCCACAATTACGCTAAACTTTCTGAAAAGGAAGCGGTAGGGATTGCCTCACAGCTTTGGGAAGAGATTAACCTCAGGAATTTAAAGGAAAATATACTCCCAACCCGGGAGCGCGCCAGCCTGATAATGACCAAAAGCATCAATCATGCGGTCGATTTAGTGAGATTGCGGAAGTAAAAAAGGGGCTCAGTGCCCCTCTTCATTTAATCTTGTGGGCGTAATGATATTTCACCGCCAACCCAGGATTTCCTGACCCCGTCCTGTTCCAGAATTAATCCCCCTTGCTGATCGATTCCCCGGGCAATCCCTAAAATTTCCCGGTCGCCAATCAGTAATTTTACCCGCCGGTTAATAAAATTATCTAATTCGCTCCAGCGCTCAATAAAGGGGGCCAGTCCTTCCCGCTCGAAAAGCGGAAGGGAGGTTCGCATATTATTAACCAGTTGTGCTGCAAGCGTATTTCGATCGACATTTACGCCAGCTTCCTGCAGGTTTATCCAGCCCTGGTTAACGATATCTGCATCGGGTGAACGCATGGCAAGGTTGATGCCTGCGCCAATAACCAACTGGGCAGCATCGCCAGTTTTTCCTGTCAGTTCAACCAGGATCCCGGCCAGTTTACGATCGTTAAGATAGAGATCGTTTGGCCACTTCACTCTTACCTGACTGGCCCCCAATGATCGCAATACCTCTGCAATCACAATGCCTATCACGAGGCTCAGCCCCATTGCTGCCATTGGCCCCTGCTCAAGACGCCAGTACATGGAAAGATAAAGATTAGAACCAAAGGGAGAGAACCATTGCCGGCCACGTCGCCCTCTTCCGGCCTGCTGATATTCGGCTACACAGGCATCACCAGATTGCAGTGTATCCATTCTCTCTAACAGATACTGGTTGGTAGAGTCGATCACAGGTATCACAGCCAGGCGCCCGTCCTCTAACTGATCCATGATTTTTGCTTCATCCAGCAGTTGCATCGGCGAGGGCAGACTATATCCTTTGCCTGTTACGGTAAACACGTCAATGCCCCAGTCTTTCAGGGTCTGAATATGTTTATTTATGGCCGCACGGCTCATACCAAGTTGTTCACCCAGCTGTTCGCCAGAATGGAATTCGCCATCAGCCAGAAGACTTATCAGCGTTAAGGGGACTGTATTACCTTTCATGTAATGACTCCAACGGCATCTTTTTCGCCCTGAGCGCCAACGAAACGCACCTCAGGCTCAAGCCACACGTTAAATTTCATACCCACGCGTTGACGCACTTCATGCGCTAACGCCACGATATCCATGCCGGTAGCCTGATCTTTATTGATCAGCACCAGCGCCTGTTGAAGATGTACCGCTGCCCCACCAATGCTGTACCCCTTGAGGTCACAGCGGTCAATCAGCCATCCGGCAGCAAGTTTTACACTTCCTTCTGTCTGCGGATAAAAGGGCATATCAGGAAATATTTTGCGGACAGATGCTGCTAATTCAGCACTGACCACCGGGTTTTTGAAAAAGCTGCCTGCATTTCCTACCCTGGCAGGATCGGGCAGTTTACTGCTGCGTGTTGCGCAGACAGAGTCATAAATTTGCTTTGGCGTGACTGATTCAGGGGAAAACTTACTCAGTTCACCGTAGGTCATTACCGGGAGCCATTGTTTATTCAGCACCAGGCCTACTGCAACGATGGCATAACCCTGCTGATAACGATGCTTAAACACGCTGTCACGATAGCCAAAGTGACACTCCTCCGCAGACAGGCGCTGTATCTCTCCCGATGAGAGATTGAGCAAATCGACGTATTCGCAGACGTTTTTCAGCTCCACACCGTAAGCACCAATGTTCTGGATAGGGGCAGAACCTACGCAACCTGGGATCATCGCCAGATTTTCCAGTCCTGGGTAGTTATTTTCCAGGGTATATTTCACCAGATTGTGCCAGTTTTCTCCGGCACCGATATGCAAATGCCAGGCACTATCGCCCTCTTTAACCCGAATTCCCTTCAGCCGGTTAATAATGGCTGTGCCCTCGAAGTCTTCAAGGAACAGAATATTGCTTCCTTCACCAATCAGCAGCACTGGCTGATGCTTTTTCAGACTTTCCTGCCAGGCATGGGCGATCTCGTGAGCCGTTTCAGCAATGATAATCTGCTTAGCATTGACGTTAAGATTGAAGGTGTTGAAGGGTTTTAAAGAATGGGTCTGGCTGGACATATTACGGCCTTTAGGAATTCATCTGCCGGTAGTTTACCCGATCAAAACCCCGGCCGCTGAGTGATTTAACAGTTGCAGACTTTAAGCACGATCTTTGCCCCACTTACTCAAGCTGATGCCGTTTTTTCACAGGTCATTTCGGGCTTAACAGCAGCGGCAAGTACCCTGACTGGTAAAAAGTGGTTAAAACATGAACACTTCACGCGTTCTGCCCGCTGAGTTCATCACGTTTCAGCGGGTTCAAAACGACAAAAGGCCCGGCGCGTCAGCGCGGGGCCTTTTTCTTTGCACTTTTTCACCGGTCACGCCGGTCTTCGCCGGGCCCGGACCTGAATCTCGGGCAATACTGGCCGGTTTTTCATCGCGCGCAGACGCAAAAAACCCCGGCCTTGCGGTCGGGGTCAGTGCTTGATTTGATGCCTGGCAGTTCCCTACTCTCGCATGGGGAGACCCCACACTACCATCGGCGCTACGGCGTTTCACTTCTGAGTTCGGCATGGGGTCAGGTGGGACCACCGCGCTAAAGCCGCCAGGCAAATTCTGTTGTTCACGCCGCCCTCGCAGGCCACGCAAATCAATCCGTTATCGAACAGGCTGAAAATCGTTGCGTCTCTCAGACGCTCACCAGAACGCTTCTGGTGTTGTAAGGTTAAGCCTCACGGGTCATTAGTACCGGTTAGCTCAACGCATCGCTGCGCTTACACACCCGGCCTATCAACGTCGTAGTCTTCAACGTCCCTTCAGGGGCCTTAAAGGCCCAGGGAAGATTCATCTCGAGGCAAGTTTCGCGCTTAGATGCTTTCAGCGCTTATCTTTTCCGCACTTAGCTACCGGGCAATGCCATTGGCATGACAACCCGAACACCAGTGGTGCGTTCACTCCGGTCCTCTCGTACTAGGAGCAACCCCTCTCAATCTTCCAGCGCCCACGGCAGATAGGGACCGAACTGTCTCACGACGTTCTAAACCCAGCTCGCGTACCACTTTAAACGGCGAACAGCCGTACCCTTGGGACCTACTTCAGCCCCAGGATGTGATGAGCCGACATCGAGGTGCCAAACACCGCCGTCGATATGAACTCTTGGGCGGTATCAGCCTGTTATCCCCGGAGTACCTTTTATCCGTTGAGCGATGGCCCTTCCATTCAGAACCACCGGATCACTATGACCTGCTTTCGCACCTGCTCGAGCCGTCACTCTCGCAGTCAAGCTAGCTTATGCCATTGCACTAACCTCACGATGTCCGACCGTGATTAGCTAACCTTCGTGCTCCTCCGTTACTCTTTAGGAGGAGACCGCCCCAGTCAAACTACCCACCAGACACTGTCCCCACGCCGGATCACGGCGCCAGGTTAGAACATCAAACGTTAAAGGGTGGTATTTCAAGGTTGGCTCCACGCAGACTGGCGTCCACGCTTCAAAGCCTCCCACCTATCCTACACATCAAGG
This genomic window from Erwinia sp. E_sp_B01_1 contains:
- the rplK gene encoding 50S ribosomal protein L11 is translated as MAKKVQAYVKLQVAAGMANPSPPVGPALGQQGVNIMEFCKAFNAKTESLEKGLPTPVVITVYSDRSFTFVTKTPPAPILLKKAAGIKSGSGKPNKDKVGKVTRAQVREIAETKAADMTGADVEAMARSIEGTARSMGLVVED
- the nusG gene encoding transcription termination/antitermination protein NusG produces the protein MSEAPKKRWYVVQAFSGFEGRVAQSLREHIKLHNMEELFGDVMVPTEEVVEIRGGQRRKSERKFFPGYVLVQMVMNDASWHLVRSVPRVMGFIGGTSDRPAPISDKEVDAIMNRLQQAGDKPRPKTMFEPGEMVRVSDGPFADFNGVVEEVDYEKSRLKVSVSIFGRATPVELDFGQVEKG
- the secE gene encoding preprotein translocase subunit SecE, which gives rise to MSANTEAQGNGRGLEAVKWLVVALLLIVAIVGNYYYREVTLPLRALAVVILIAAAGGIALLTTKGKATLAFAREARTEVRKVIWPTRQETLHTTLIVAAVTAVMSLILWGLDGILVRLVSFITGLRF
- the tuf gene encoding elongation factor Tu, producing MSKEKFERSKPHVNVGTIGHVDHGKTTLTAAITTVLAKTYGGSARAFDQIDNAPEEKARGITINTSHVEYDTPTRHYAHVDCPGHADYVKNMITGAAQMDGAILVVAATDGPMPQTREHILLGRQVGVPFIIVFMNKCDMVDDEELLELVEMEVRELLSAYDFPGDDLPIVRGSALKALQGEAEWEEKIIELAGHLDNYIPEPERAIDKPFLLPIEDVFSISGRGTVVTGRVERGIVKVGEEVEIVGIKDTAKSTCTGVEMFRKLLDEGRAGENCGVLLRGIKREDIQRGQVLAKPGSIKPHTKFESEVYILSKDEGGRHTPFFKGYRPQFYFRTTDVTGTIELPEGVEMVMPGDNIQMVVTLIHPIAMDDGLRFAIREGGRTVGAGVVAKVIA
- the coaA gene encoding type I pantothenate kinase; this translates as MSKKESLLTTPYLQFDRAQWAALRDSVPMTLSEQEIAQLKGINEDLSLEEVAEIYLPLSRLLNFYINSNLRRQAVLEQFLGTNGQRIPYIISIAGSVAVGKSTTARVLQALLSRWPEHRRVELITTDGFLHPNEVLKERGLMKKKGFPQSYDMHRLVNFVSDLKSGASQVTAPVYSHLIYDVIPRGDKVVKQPDILILEGLNVLQSGMDYPHDPHRVFVSDFVDFSIYVDAPLELLQKWYINRFQKFRQGAFTDPDSYFHNYAKLSEKEAVGIASQLWEEINLRNLKENILPTRERASLIMTKSINHAVDLVRLRK
- the birA gene encoding bifunctional biotin--[acetyl-CoA-carboxylase] ligase/biotin operon repressor BirA, which codes for MKGNTVPLTLISLLADGEFHSGEQLGEQLGMSRAAINKHIQTLKDWGIDVFTVTGKGYSLPSPMQLLDEAKIMDQLEDGRLAVIPVIDSTNQYLLERMDTLQSGDACVAEYQQAGRGRRGRQWFSPFGSNLYLSMYWRLEQGPMAAMGLSLVIGIVIAEVLRSLGASQVRVKWPNDLYLNDRKLAGILVELTGKTGDAAQLVIGAGINLAMRSPDADIVNQGWINLQEAGVNVDRNTLAAQLVNNMRTSLPLFEREGLAPFIERWSELDNFINRRVKLLIGDREILGIARGIDQQGGLILEQDGVRKSWVGGEISLRPQD
- the murB gene encoding UDP-N-acetylmuramate dehydrogenase; this translates as MSSQTHSLKPFNTFNLNVNAKQIIIAETAHEIAHAWQESLKKHQPVLLIGEGSNILFLEDFEGTAIINRLKGIRVKEGDSAWHLHIGAGENWHNLVKYTLENNYPGLENLAMIPGCVGSAPIQNIGAYGVELKNVCEYVDLLNLSSGEIQRLSAEECHFGYRDSVFKHRYQQGYAIVAVGLVLNKQWLPVMTYGELSKFSPESVTPKQIYDSVCATRSSKLPDPARVGNAGSFFKNPVVSAELAASVRKIFPDMPFYPQTEGSVKLAAGWLIDRCDLKGYSIGGAAVHLQQALVLINKDQATGMDIVALAHEVRQRVGMKFNVWLEPEVRFVGAQGEKDAVGVIT